The sequence below is a genomic window from Piliocolobus tephrosceles isolate RC106 chromosome 8, ASM277652v3, whole genome shotgun sequence.
AGGTTCATTTGCCCATAGCACACATACCCTCATCCTACACCTGCCCCAGTCCTGATTTGCATGTTTGTGCAAAGGGCACAGGCTTTGGCCAGAGAGACTAAGTCCAAGAAGCTAACCCTGAGTGCCTGTTTGCTCACATGTAAATGGGCACATGGTAACTGCCTCCCCGGTGGGGTACTGAACGAGCGAGCCCTGTATACTTTCTCTCTGTAGTCTCAGCACACGAAGACGGACTTTCCTGttctttctttattcacttttttttacacggagtctcactccgtcgcccaggctggagtgcagtggcgcaatctcagctcactgcaagctccgcctcctgggttcacgccattctcctgcctcagcctcctgagtaactgggactacaggtgcccaccgccacgcctggctaattttttgtattttcagtagagatggggttttaccgtgttagcgaggatggtctccatctcctgacctcatgatccgcccaccttggcctcccaaagtgctgggattacagatgtgaaccaccacacccagtccctgtcctttattttttaaagacggGGGTCtcacggccaggcgtggtggctcacacctataatcccagcactttgagaggccaaggtggatcacctgaggtcaggagttcaagatcagcctgaccaacatagcgaaagcctatctctactaaaaatacaaaaaacagccaggcgtggtggcagccgcctgtaatcccagctactcaggaggctgaggcagtaagaactgtctaaacccaggaggcagaggttgcagtgagctgagactgcaccaacgcactctagcctggtcaacaaagcgagactctgtctcaaaaaaaaaaacaaaaaaacaaaaaaaaaccagagtgtcccagtgtgttgcccaggatggagggcagcTGTGTGATCatacagcctcaaacttctgggctcaagcaatcctcccatcctaTCCAATGCCCTGGCCCCAGAGCGCCCACATGGTGCCTAACCCCATAGCAAAAGGCCCTGTGGTACCAGCTGTTCCACCAGGGTGGACAGGCCAGAGTCCAAACCCTGCACAGAACCTCATACACCAGGCAACTTCTGAGTCGCATCTTCCCCACCTAAAACATAGAAATAGCTTCGCCCAGGGATGCCATTAGGAGGAAGGtaggtatactttttttttgagacggagtatcgctttgttgccaaggctggagtgcagtggcgcaatctcagctcactgcaacctccgcctcccaggttctagtgattctcctgtctcagcctcccgagtagctgggattacaggtgctcaccaccctgcccagctaatttttgtattttcagtagagatggggtttcaccatgttggtcaagctggcctcgatctcctgacctcgtgatccacctgcctcggcctcccaaagtgctgggattacgggtgtgagccaccaggcctggccctgaatgtacgttttttttttttttttgagacgggagtctcgctctgtcaccaggttggagtgcagtggtgcgatcttggctcaccacaacctctgactcccgagttcaagcaattctcctgcctcagcctcccgggtaactgggattacaggcgcgtgccaccacgcccagctaatttttgtattttttgtggagacagggtttcaccatgttggccgggatggccttgatctcctgacctcgtgatccacctgcctcagcctcccaaagtgccgagattacaagcgtgagccaccacgcccagcctgaatgtACACTTTGAACAAACAGCCACCATACCTTTACCCAAGCTCCTCTGCTCCGGGCCCAGACCCTGCTGTCCCCAGGCAGGAATACAGCGTAAGGCTAGCTCCATGTTCCTCTACCCCATCCCCACAAGAAGGAAATCACCAGGGAAACCAATCCCCTCTCCATCCAGGGTGGCTCTGGGATACAAGCTCTCTTGGTAGGGTGTGACTGGTAGTGACAGGGTCAGAGAGATAAACACAGTGGAGACAGGCTGTGCATCACTTTAGAACACAGCTTGGCCGCAACATCCAGAGCGCTCACTGTCCCCAGGACTAGCCTCAGCACTCCATGAAGCCAGGTGGGAAGGCCAACCTAGGGCAAGGACCAGGCCTCAGCACTGCAGGCACTCTCTGCCCTGTCTCATCTTCCAAGAGGTGGGAGTGATGCCCACCGAGAGGGTCTGTGCAGTTGACACGTGTCTCCCAGTAGATGCTCAAATGGTTGCTCTTTATCTCCAGTTCCATTAACTTTTTCCTTCTGAATACTCCTAACCACCAGACTGCAAGAATACTATCTGCAGCTCCCTGGCAGCTCTAGTTCACACCTGCCCAGAAAATACCACCTTCCTGCCCCCATCATACACGCTGGCTTCATGGAAATCCTTGGGCATTAACCGAAGAGGAGCAGGGATCATGGAGGCACCAAATCTCGGGTCCTGCTAGCTTCAGTCCCACCGTGACCAAAGGCCCAGCCTCACTCGTCTCTGTACAAGTTTTTGCCAAGAAAAAACTTGGTTCTAAAATATGCAGACACTCCCCTAGTTTCTCCCCACTCTCCCACTGCCCCAACCTCCTCATGCCCCCAGCCTGGCCTTGTAACGCCTAGTAAGCAGGTGACATGCAATCTAGGGCCTCAAACCAGCAGAGAAGCCCAGCCTTCAGGCTGAGAAGGCAGCTGGAGAGCTGAAGCCAGGGCACAAGGAACAGTACGTGTGTGCATGTTACACCACCGCTTATGCACATAACACACAGACACAGCTCACACATCAACAGTTGTTCAGAAAGGGACCAGCAGATTAACTGCCCTGGCTCCTCTAAGGAAGAGCAGGCAGCTTCCCCCCGAATCTACATGTGCGTGTGCTTGGGGAGAGGAAGGCTGGCGGTCAGGAAGGCCCATCTCCCAGCCTGATCCCAGGCAGCAGGGCAGCAGCAGCTGTGCAGGAAGGCTCTGGGCCGGCCATAGCCACCTGCCGGCAAGGACAAGCTTCTCTTCTCATGGCTGGGGCAGCTCAGCACAGCTGACCTCTGCTGGCCAAGTGAAGCACTGCATGCAGCTGCAGAGCCAGGCGCTGCTGTCTTCCGGAAGTTTCCTGACTCCTGATGTTTTGGGGATTCGAACAGTCCTTTTCATATGCTGGAGGCACAAACTGGGGCAGCTAAAATTTTTATTCTGCTGTCAAGGGGCAAGATGCCAGCTTGTAAGTGCCAAGGAGCTAAAGGGCCCAGCACTGCCAGCCCCAGAATTGTCTGTTCAGGCTGTACAGTAAGCACGAGAGCCACGCCTGTCCATGAAGGGTGGAAGCCTGTGCTCCACAATGTGCTCAGCTCCAGAGAGGCCCAACAACCTCAGGAGGGCTTGGCTGTGGgtctgaatttctttcctttgtgcttGAAGCTGCGCAGTGGGTTCTGGGACTTCGCTCTCTAAGGAGGCAAAGTCACAGGTTAGTTGGGGGAATCAGGCTGACAAActatccactcacccacccaacTGAGAAAGACACAAAGGGAGCCGTGCCCGCACCTGGCCAACACGACCAGAAGGTGCTACAGacaaggaaatggggaaaggcagCTGGGGAAAGAAAAGCAGGGCCTGCAGGCGGCTGCAAAAGTATTCCTATCCTACACCAGATTGTGTCCCAGCCACCAGATTTTGGGGGCCCGGTTCTAGGGtgccctctctccccctcccgaGGGCAAGGCGCCTACACATTCTGGTGATGACAAAGAGCCAGGTGGGGAGGAGTCCTGCAGCTGTCCCCAAGTCCCCAGGAGCCATACCCTGGCCTTCCTACAAGAAGACGACAGCTTCTTCCGCTTCTTGTGAGGGCGCACCAGGCTACGAAGAGCAGGAGGAACTGGAAGAGATGCTTGCCTGAGCAGTGGGCTCACCACTACTGTTCCCACCCCTGCCCTCCCACTGATTCTGCAGCAAATTCTCCAATTCTGACCCAACTGGCAGCCTATGACATATATATGTTCACTATCACACCTGCACAGGGCTAGGAGAATGTGAGCACCTTAGACTTCCACTGTCTAAATCACTCTCCTGTATTGTTTAGATGTGTTCCAACAAACAtgtaacaagaaagaaaaagacatccttaaagaaagaaaatgtagctgAAATAAAAGTCAACAGGTAATTTCTTCACCTGTGGCCCATTACTACAGATACGGGGGCCCACATCCCAGCTGCACCTGATCTTGGCTCTGTCTTCAACTCGCCCACCCCATGGACTCCCCTAAGCCAACCACACCTGGGCCTTCCCCTTCAAGTGTCAAACATCCCACATCCTGACACCTTTCCACCTTCTCCTGGTCCTTCTAAACCTCCTGGTCACACCTTGGCAAGTGACTCCGCTATAGGAGCAGACTGGGTTCCTCAGGCCAAAGCTCTGGCCTTACCCTCTTCCTCCCTACCCACCCTCCCAACTCCCCTGCTCACATCTCAGGCCAGGACCTGGACTGGGGTCTCTTCCAGCTCACTATCCTGTGAGAACCTGGCCCCCACCACTCTCTCTGGCATTTTCATGTTCCCATCTCTTCTGGATCTTTCCTTTCCCAGTGTCCAGGCttttcctgccctggaacattcCATCTCCACCCTTTGTCACCTCCACAGCAGCAACACCACACCCGCTGGGTGGCTGCAGGTCCACGCTGAGCAGAGCCTGTGGCACTGGGAAGGGTCCTGCACTTGCTGCCCACAGCCTCATTTCCACCACTCTTCTCCTTCAATCCATTTTAGGCATAAAAGTCACACATACTCATTACCAAAAACATCTATGAGACACTGAAAGAAGTCATTACCCAGAGCCTGCCTAAGATGACGAGAGGTGCCCAGCTTTAAAGGTCACATAAAGCTCTAGCCTGGGCTGCACCACAGAAACCAATCCCAGGGTCCTGACCCCATGCCTACACTACCCCTGCATTCCTCCCATCGTCACTGGCTCTTCTTTTGCCACCTGTTCTGTTTAGGCCTTATAGCGTTTTTCTCCCTGCTGACTGCTCTTACCCAGAGACTCCACAGATGCCTCTTCAGTGGCTAATCTTGAGTCTTTTGCAGCTCAGGtggctttctctgcctcctgcccgtGACTCTCTCCCAAACCTATTCACTCCCTTTGACCCATGGATAGCAATTTGGCCCAGCTCTGGAGACCACCTGGCCTGAAATCCTGGGTCTGCCACCCACTCTGCactacctcagttttctcatctctgaaatggaGACAGCGACAGCTAACCCGTGGGACCAAGCAAACAAGTTTAGAAACACAGGGGTGTGCCTGTTTATACGCCCGCGTGCTGCCAGCGTTTCCAGGTCCTATTCTGCCTGAGCATCCCCAGCACCAAGCACAGAGGCTGATCCAGCAGCAGAGAAATTAATGCCACTTCCTCAGCCTGCTACTTCCTGCCCCGTCAGGCCACACTCACCCAGGTAGTCAGGAACATGGCCCAGGTGGGGCTTCACCACTGCGGGGTGCAAAGGTAGGTCATGCCGCAGCAGCTGGAGGTCCCTGGGGTTGTCTTCAAAGTATGTCTGCCGGGGAAGAGGGAGAGCCACAGAGTGAGCATCTTTCTTGTGTGACTTCACAAACTGAGCTTTTCAAAGGATAACATAGTCATGTGTTTCAAAAGGCATGAGGCACCTGCTTCTGCACATTTTTCACACCTCCCGGGAGTGGatgcttctattttctcttctccatgACACACACGACAGTACCCTGCACCACTTTTTGCTGGGCATCACCTCACAGACTGTTCCATATGGACACACAACCAACCTCATTCCTTCCCATGTAACTTTCGGCTCTGGATGCACCCGAGCTTACCTAGCAAGCCCCCTATGGTGGCCCCGGgctgtttccatcttttggttCCATGATAATGCCATGATGAACGCAGACACATGCTTGACCATGCACATTCACAAGTGTGACCAAGATTAAGTTCCAGAAGTGGAATTTCGGATGAAAGGACACATGAGCTTGTAATTCTGCTGGACAGTGTCCACCATAAGGTTGTGCCAATTTACTACCAAGCAGAACAGACTGGCTTCCTCCCATTTCCTCCCTTTCTGTGCCAAAGGCCAGAAAACTGCCCAGTTCTCTGCTTCTCACCACTCGGAGCTCAGCGAGTCTCCAAAAAGGGCAGCCGTCTAAGATTTGTCCCCTCCTCACTTCCCATCCCCTCACCTTAAGCTTCTCAGAGTGCAGAAGCTCCTCCTTGATCTCCTTCAATCTCGCCTCCCGAATGGCCTGCTTAGTCACTGAGCGCATGGCATCCTGGGGGTGGACACTGAAGGTCAAGACAGTGAGGCTGCCCCAAATCCTCCCTCACGCCTGGATGCTCAGCAACAGGGTGCAGTCCCTGGGCCACAGTCCCTCTCCTCTcattcccctccccaccacagcAGCTCACCCTGCAGCGATAGCGGAAGCCCTCGATCTCCTCCATCCGGAACTGGTAGGGGAGCAGAATGGGGCCCCTGTTCTCTGTGGAGAAGAAAGCAGTGAGGGTCCCACAGGCTGAGGCCTTAGGACAGGGTCTTCGTTGGAGGCCTCCTGCACCTCCTCCTTGGGGCAAAGCTGCAGAGGACCCACCGCCTTCCTGGGATGCCAAACATGTAGCTTAGCTGTACCTGGGCCTCTTACAGTGATGACCCATCTGTCCCTGTGTGTGGATGGGGGTGGCCTGTATGGCCCTGAGCCCAAGAACCCGTCACccactctcttctcctctcccaaGGAGTACCCCATAGTATTCCTTGGGAGTCAAGGTACCCCGTGACGATGGCCACAGAGAGCAGTCTAGGATCACCCAGCACCCTGGGGTCAGGTGCTATCCTGAGCTGTCACAGCAGCATGTCAGGTCACTCAATGCTCATGAGGCAGACAGTAAAcatgactttggacaaattaccTCAATTTGTTTATCTCTCAAGGGGAACAGTGCCTGCCACTCAGGGCAAAACAAGGATGGATAGTGGAAGTGGCCTGTCACACTATGTTGTGACCTCTGTCATCATCATCACGGAGTTTTAAAGCATCATGCGAGAAGCCTGACCCTGGCCCAGGCCCACAAGAGCCAGGCTCTTACCTCCACTGAGAAGCTCCTCAATCTTGCCTAAGTGGGACTGCTCCGTGGGCAGCACAAAGGTTAAGACTATGCCTGGGTTGTTAGCGCGTGCTGTCCTGCAAGGGGAGACAGTGCAGCTTGCATCTCCAACCCGCAGGCTCTGTCCAGTACACCCCAAGTCCCTCAGCGTGTCCACCACACAGGTGCCTGGGCCATCACACTCCTAGCCCTCCTACCTGCCGGCTCGATGGATGTAGGCCTCAGGGGTTGGGGGAAGATCAAAGTTGAGCACAGCAGACACATGGTGGAAGTCTATGCCCCGGGCCACACCTGCCTCCGGATCAGAGGCCCTGCAGAGATAACTCAATGTCAGTCGGACCCTTCCTCTCCTCTGGGCAGGTATTCACAAGCTGAATCAACAAAACTTCCTCTAAACAATGCCTGTAGATCATAAGACCCTGACATACAGAGGACTCTTCAACAATGGAACCGTTCCAGGAGTCAGGGTTTCCTGGGGCAGCCTGGAGCTTTGACATGGAGCCAAATCCTGGCCTGACCTCCATTCTGGGACAATAGCAGAACTCAATGCCCTACATGGTGATCTGAGAACCAACCCTGAGCTAGTCAAGCCTTCAGGTGGAGAGAGACTGGAGAGTTGGGGGGTTCCTTTTCCCTTCAGAAACATGCTCCCTGCAAGTCACAGCCACATGGAGGACAGGCCATCTCTCCTGCAGGGCTCTACATGCCAACAACCCCACCAGTCTTGCCCTTCATGCTGCATATGCAGTGTGCACCATCCACTCCCATCTTTATATCCAGGCAGCTGAGCAAGAACCTGCAGGGCTCTCTGGGCTACACTACCAGCCAGGCCTGGAAGGTTTGGCTCCCTGCTCTGTGCACTCTAGTTTTAGTCTTCCAAAAAGCTGAAAGAAATCGGTCTTTCTGGGGAGGGATGGAAAAAGAGGCATGGACTCACTTGTCCCCTTTGGGCCCTCGGCCCCGACGCTTGCCCTTGACTGGGGCCCCCAGGACTTCGGCATCAGTTGCTATGACACAGTCATAGAAACCTTGGTTGAACTGTGAGATGATGTGGCACCTGCAGCCAAGAGTGGACAGAGAATCAGCTCGGCAGAGCAAGCTTAAGGCCCCTCTGCCATCCCTACTATCATAGTAACCATCACTCTTTCctactttttcctcttcttaatCTCTTTCCCTACTTAAtcattgtgcctcagtttcctcagctggaaataaaataatgacagggttttgtttttttttgagacagagtttcactcttgttccccaggctggagtgcaatggcacgatctcagctcactgcaacctccacctcccgggtttaagcaattctcctgtctcagcttcccgagtagctgggattacaggcgcctgccaccacacacagctaatttttgtattttaagtagagatggggtttcaccatgctggccaggctggtcttgaactcccgagctcaggcgatccgcccaccttggcctcccaaagtgctgggattacaggcatgagccacggcgcccagccatgATAGGGATTTTGGAGTTGGGAGAAGTCAGTCAGTATCAGTTACATCTAGAACCTGGCCCCTATTAAGTgcttaagaaacagaacattaacTGGGTCCCCTTTCCATCTCTATCTTCAACTTATCTCAACCAAGATGTTGGCTGTAGCAAACCTGGAGCGCAGTGGAAGTTCTCCATTGAGCACACAGGTGGGAATGCTGAACTGCTCCAGGAACAGGCGTAGCCGGTAACTCCGCTCTAGAGTGTTGACAAAGAGCAGAGACTTGCCCCGAATCAATGACAGCTTGAGCAGGGCATACAGCAGCAGGAATTTGTCTTCCTCAGTCTCACAGACCACCTGAAACTGCTGTAACTGGTCTggcccaggcagctgggactccTGTAACTTAAGGGTAACCTGGGGAGAAAACAGGCCTGtggtcagaaaggaaaagaacacaGAGATGGTATGGCCACTTACTCATCAATCAAAACATCAACATTTTAGTGCAGGGCAGAGATGCATTTAAGGATTCCTGGCACCCTGTCTCCTCCAGTTTTGTAACCTAAAACCCCAAAATGCCCTAATTGTTGTGGTATATAGAATATACCACCAAAACCATATATAAAATACTCCCAAGCACAGAACAAAGAGAAACACATCAATAAAGGACTACATCGAGGAAGGAAGGCCTACAGCAACACGCCTTCTGAAAGGTAAAGTTTACTTAAGATGAGAACCTTGGCCTTAGAATTTTCGCTCTGCTTCTCAAAGCTGCCCCTGAGGGGAGGTCCTTGCTCAGGATTTTAGGCAATGTATGGCCTGAAATGGGAGACATCCCCTGCAGACACTTGGAAATACATAGTGATTTAAGACCACTGACTTTTAGTGCCTTAGGACTAGGGACAAGACACTAAGTAACAACTGTCCCACCCAAAACACCAAAGGCTCCCCTAAGGAGGAGCATCAAGATCTTTGAGTGCCCCCATGCCTGCAGCTCCAGACGCTTCCATGGTGCCTCTTACCGGGTTATGTAATACTAGCTCCTTGAGTGCTTGTACGTCCTCATTAAAAGTAGCCGACATGAGAAACGCCTGGTAAATCCGGGGCAAGTGACTGAAATGAAAGAGTCCAATGAGATTCCAGCTCCAAGGGCTGCTAATAGTAACTGGCTTCCAGCCACCCCACTCTCATGCCAATTCCTACTCACAGATGTTTCCACTAGGAATCACACCCACTTCTGCCTTACCAGAGGAGACTCTTGAGCTCTTCTtcaaagccaaaggaaaaaagaagatcaGCTTCGTCCACCACCAAAAGCTCCAGGGAGTCACGAAGTTTCAGGCTGTCTTGCTGCAAGTGGCTTAATACGCGAGATGGGGTCCCCACTACTACATCTGGCTTCTCCATCAGCACAGCTCTGCAGGTGGGCAAGACATCAATATCAGGGACAACGTAGCAGCTGGCATCTCACCCTGGACTTGCTCTTTTTTGCCACACACAAACCCAACCCCACAACTCTGTGTGGCTTCATTCAGGTACCGCTTTGCTGCTTTTACCCACCTCTGAGAGGCTGAGTCTTCGGCAGCTGAGACATTGGCCACACGGACATCCCGAGCGCAGTAGGTAGCCAGCTGCTGAATCATGGACTGTGCCTGCCGTGCCAGTTCCTTGGTAGGAACAAGAACAAGGCCTCTCACTGCCTGTTCCACCACCGGACCTGTCTGTAAGAATATGAACTAAAGACTTTAGCCAGCAGTGCACATCACTGTGTCCACCTGATGCTTTTCTCTACCCCTTCCAGCCTAACCGACCCATCGCTGCAACCCTACTCAGCAGTATTTTGATGATCGATCACTCTGCCGGCCTCAGAATGCAGAGTGGAGAGTTGTTTCCTCAGGCACTGACCCTCAAAAAGAATAACGTACTCTATGTTTATGAAGCTACTTTAAACGTACTAGTTATGAAGCTAAATTCTCACAATAATTCTATAAGTAGAAAAAAGAGATGTGCTCCCTTTttatgcaaaaaagaaaagaaagtgctttGTTGAAGATTACGCAAAGGTTGGTGGTAGCAGGGCCTGGACAAGGATCCAGGTAACCTGAACTACCACAGCCCAGAGTGTTTGCCACAACAGCACCAGGTTCTCAGGCCGGCCTGCACGGGTACAGGACCAAGAGAAAACCTCCGACAAACGGGAACAGCCCTTCCCAGGCTTTTGGAGTTcgcctccttcctcccctcagcTTTCTCGTTACCCACCGCCTTCCTGTGGAGCAACAGCTGCAGCATCGGAATAGCATAAGCTGCCGTCTTGCCGGAGCCCGTGCGGGCCCGAGCCAGGAGGTCCTTCCCTTCTAGGGCCAGTGGGATGGCCTTTTCCTGGATCAGCGTAGGTCGCGACCAGCCCATATCGGTGACAGCCTAGGAGAGACCAGGAGTGCGGCTCAAGGGGGGCGAAGAGTGATGGCGCGCCCCGCGGAACCCCATAAGCCGGCTCCCCAGCCCTCGCGTGTACCTGCAGGAGCCGGGGATCGAGGCCCATGTGTTCGAAGCCCAGTGCTTCTGAGTCTTCCATGGCGCTGCTCAGTAGCGACAGCACGCTCGCACTTCAGGAAAAAAAGCCACGGACGCGGgggagcgggggggggggggggcgcaaAGCAACAACCAATCAGCTTCGGAGACGCCGTCACTTCCCGGAAGTGCTGGCGCCTAGTCTTCCGGTGTTCGGGCGGAGCTCTGCGACTGCGCAGCGCCAGAGACTGGTTCTAGGAGGAGGCGGTGGAGCGGCCGTGCTCGGGTCGAAGGGGTACTTTGGACTGCAGAGCCGCCCCACTGACTCCTCCGGCGTTCCCGGACGCCGCTGACGCACCTGATTCTCGCGACCTGCAGGAGAAACCTCGGCCGGGGCCGAGGGCCGAGGTCGTGACGGGCACGACCGTCTCCCTGCTTGGTTAGGGTTAGGGTCCCGCCGGGCACTATGGTGGAGCCACTGAGATCGACTGGGCTGAAGGAACCGGTTGGAGTAATGAGCCATGGCAGCAACTTTGCCTGAGAGGAAGGGCGGGTTGCTGTAGGGCTCCCTAACCAGGCTGCCgtgtcagacttctgacctacagactTGCGtcgttttaagccactaaatttgtgataatttgttacagtagcaatagGAAACGAATACAGGTGAGGACTAAGAATCCTAAtcgcaaatcttttttttttttttgagacatggtctcactgtcatccaggctgatgcgatcctcccacctcagcctcctggaaagCTAAGACTacgggcacgcaccaccacgtccagttagtgtgtatgtatgtatgtacgtacatatatgtgtgtgtatatatgtatgtccccctcccccttcccttctcttttctttctagatgaggtttcgccatgttgcccaggacggttttgaactcctggggccAAGTGGTCTGCAttcctcggcctaccaaagtactgggattacaggtgcgagccaccccTCCTGGCCCACAAGTCTTTCAGTGTAgaagagggaagcagaagagGTCAAAGTGGTGCCATGTGAAGGCTCAACCCACCCTTGCTGGAGGAAGGGAGCCAGAGccaagctggaagaggcaaggaaataGACCGTTGTGATTACATTAGGCCCATCCAGATGATCCAGGATAATCTATTTTACAGTCATCTGATTAGCAATTTAATTCTCTTTTGTCATGTTAGGTAACATATTCACGTGTTTCAGAGTGGtaggccattattctgcctaccataccACCCAACACAAATCTACATTAAGACTGTATCTGAGTGTTGCACAGGAATCTGTGTCAACAAGCTTCCAGGGTGATCCTGTGTATCCTATATGATGCAGCCCAGCATCTGAGTACCAGACTAGCATCTGGCTGTTAGGTTAACAGATCAGCTCATGCACCAACGGGTAGTCATGCTGGGACCAAATGATGAAGATAGGTACAACTAGTCCCAGCAAGAGCTGGGGAACTGGGCTGGGATATAGAGGATGTTAAGAATGGAGTGTCCTCCCAACcccagaacttttttttctttttttgtcgtAAGGAGGGAGAAGGCTGTTTGGCAAGGATGTTGTAAACTCCGAGAAAGCAGGAATTTCAAAATAAGAGTCAAGGGTGGTATTCAGGGGAAAATCACCAAAATTTTTGTGTACCCTaactgctgtttttttgtttgtttgtttctttgttttttagacagagtctcactcactcgcccaggctagagtgcagtggcacgatctcggctcactgcaagctccgtctcccgggttcacgccattctcctgcctcagcctcctgaggagctgggactacaggctcccaccaccacgcccggctgattttttgtatttttagtagagacagggtttcactgtgttagccaggatggtctcaatttcctgactttgtgatccgcctgcctcggcctcccaaagtgttgggattacaggcgtgagccactgtgcccggcctctaactgctgttttttaaaaaactttttaggTCACAACCTATCTGCAAATATGACACACCAGTATGGAAATCCTCATTCTCCTCACAGCCACCAGCTATTGGCCTATCCACTGACTATCCCAATTCCACCTGCCTCATCAGTGGAAAGGTGAAATATGTGCCCACTTTTTCCTCACACCATTCCCCTTTCTATCAAAAACTACCAAGAGAAACCCAGGACCTACCAGAATAGTTAAGATGTGCTCCATTGTGTCTACTGCCAGGCAAACCTGTTGAAGGCTGGCTCAACCCTAATCTGTGCCTTCCTGTCTTCTCACAAGCTGAGTCTGATTTGCCGACTAGATTTCTAGTAACAGCCACAGAGCAGAAATGTGTCCCTTCCCAGTATGTCACATAATCCCCAAGAGCTGCAGGCCAGAAGTCCACAACATGTAACTAgttcaaaggacatgatttttctctgcattaattCTAACATGAGGAATActgaaaactctttaaaaaacatCTGAAGAATTTCAGCAATTCACAATTCACCTTACTGGACTGTAACACTGTCATCCAGATTTAGAAATATgaggatataaaaatattaaa
It includes:
- the DDX56 gene encoding probable ATP-dependent RNA helicase DDX56 — protein: MEDSEALGFEHMGLDPRLLQAVTDMGWSRPTLIQEKAIPLALEGKDLLARARTGSGKTAAYAIPMLQLLLHRKATGPVVEQAVRGLVLVPTKELARQAQSMIQQLATYCARDVRVANVSAAEDSASQRAVLMEKPDVVVGTPSRVLSHLQQDSLKLRDSLELLVVDEADLLFSFGFEEELKSLLCHLPRIYQAFLMSATFNEDVQALKELVLHNPVTLKLQESQLPGPDQLQQFQVVCETEEDKFLLLYALLKLSLIRGKSLLFVNTLERSYRLRLFLEQFSIPTCVLNGELPLRSRCHIISQFNQGFYDCVIATDAEVLGAPVKGKRRGRGPKGDKASDPEAGVARGIDFHHVSAVLNFDLPPTPEAYIHRAGRTARANNPGIVLTFVLPTEQSHLGKIEELLSGENRGPILLPYQFRMEEIEGFRYRCRDAMRSVTKQAIREARLKEIKEELLHSEKLKTYFEDNPRDLQLLRHDLPLHPAVVKPHLGHVPDYLVPPALRSLVRPHKKRKKLSSSCRKARRAKSQNPLRSFKHKGKKFRPTAKPS